One part of the Populus alba chromosome 18, ASM523922v2, whole genome shotgun sequence genome encodes these proteins:
- the LOC118054176 gene encoding uncharacterized protein — protein sequence MPKDRRDRSISFDRYRASPYTCSSSCSRRSSPKIPSDTEENLKEWEEARCPVCMEHPHNAVLLICSSHEKGCRPYMCDTSYRHSNCLDQFRKSFAETTPTTPQPQESRFRTMNSPAVVSSVSTVIVPPEDQSEEGSLPTETISCENKVQPELVCPLCRGQIKEWVVTEPARSFMNAKPRSCACESCNFTGTYSDLRKHARLEHPLVRPSEADPERQRNWRRLERQRDLGDLLSTLQSSFGEERGDDVLPIDDGGWLTVFFLIRVFRPGSSPRSSSWSGIQRARGQQLGIRRRATRHWGENHEGETGSSSREDDNDSSDGGSGPWRRSERIRRRTTPDQL from the coding sequence ATGCCAAAGGATAGAAGAGATCGTTCCATATCTTTTGATAGGTACAGGGCATCTCCTTATACATGCAGCTCCAGTTGTTCAAGACGATCTTCACCTAAAATCCCTTCAGATACTGAGGAGAATTTGAAGGAATGGGAAGAGGCCAGGTGCCCTGTATGCATGGAACATCCTCATAATGCTGTTCTCCTTATTTGTTCTTCACATGAGAAAGGTTGCCGTCCTTACATGTGTGACACAAGCTATCGTCATTCTAATTGTCTTGATCAGTTTCGGAAGTCATTTGCAGAAACAACACCAACAACTCCACAACCACAAGAAAGTAGGTTTAGAACCATGAATTCTCCTGCAGTCGTCAGCTCAGTATCAACAGTTATAGTTCCACCAGAAGATCAATCTGAGGAAGGATCCTTACCCACTGAAACCATTTCTTGTGAGAACAAGGTGCAGCCAGAGCTAGTATGCCCACTCTGTCGGGGGCAGATAAAAGAGTGGGTTGTCACAGAACCTGCGCGAAGTTTCATGAATGCGAAACCAAGAAGCTGTGCCTGTGAGTCATGCAATTTTACCGGCACGTATTCAGATCTCAGGAAGCATGCGAGGCTTGAACACCCACTTGTTCGACCATCAGAGGCTGATCCAGAGCGGCAACGTAATTGGAGGAGGCTGGAGCGTCAGAGGGACCTTGGCGACTTGCTTAGCACCCTCCAATCTTCGTTTGGAGAAGAGAGGGGTGATGACGTTTTGCCTATAGATGATGGTGGTTGGCTTACTGTATTCTTTCTTATAAGAGTTTTTAGACCTGGATCTAGTCCAAGGAGTAGTAGCTGGTCTGGTATACAAAGAGCCAGAGGACAACAACTAGGTATCAGAAGGAGAGCCACCCGGCATTGGGGGGAGAATCATGAAGGTGAAACTGGATCTTCTTCCAGAGAGGATGACAATGATTCTTCAGATGGCGGGTCAGGCCCTTGGAGGCGCAGCGAGCGGATCAGGCGAAGGACAACACCAGACCAGTTGTGA